From one Lycium ferocissimum isolate CSIRO_LF1 chromosome 7, AGI_CSIRO_Lferr_CH_V1, whole genome shotgun sequence genomic stretch:
- the LOC132063800 gene encoding probable WRKY transcription factor 41 — MEKVKALEKKKLISELTQGKEFLIQLKKQLGPLASPEECDLLLGKILSTLEKSLSILNLKALLLDGGINANNSTSSCSSISFLGNNHSPKSEVLDSSVDQLDKNIVSKKRKKSQQWTNQISISGTGPECPHEDGYSWRKYGQKDILGANHPRAYYRCTHRNTQGCLATKQVQRSDGNSSVFEVTYKGRHSCKVAQSDIFSLENQKRQKHNKKQEQAMVIFDSTPNHKVENFSITTKEEVFTPFSFPPTPLNLENIEETKLFSDSMAPFSSPIMSELPSYLSMLTSQNDEFGMDQILQSSDSDLTELISTPTSISNSTFGRDWDLSVDFEPNVTFDIEEFFSN; from the exons ATGGAAAAAGTTAAAgctttggagaaaaagaaactGATCAGTGAGTTAACACAAGGAAAGGAATTTTTAATTCAGCTGAAAAAACAGCTTGGTCCATTGGCTTCCCCTGAAGAATGTGATTTACTACTTGGGAAAATATTGTCTACACTTGAAAAATCATTGTCAATTCTGAATTTGAAGGCACTTCTACTTGATGGTGGAATTAATGCTAATAACTCTACATCTTCATGTTCATCAATTTCATTTCTTGGTAATAATCATAGTCCCAAGAGTGAAGTTTTGGATTCTTCAGTGGATCAATTGGATAAAAATATTGTCTCCAAGAAGAG AAAGAAATCACAACAATGGACTAATCAAATTAGCATTTCTGGAACTGGACCTGAATGTCCACATGAAGATGGATAcagttggagaaaatatggcCAAAAAGATATTTTAGGTGCTAATCACCCAAG GGCTTATTATCGATGCACTCACAGGAATACACAAGGGTGCTTGGCAACAAAACAAGTCCAACGATCAGATGGAAACTCATCAGTCTTTGAGGTCACATACAAAGGAAGGCACAGTTGCAAAGTTGCACAATCAGATATCTTTTCACTTGAAAACCAAAAACgccaaaaacacaacaaaaaacaagaacaagcCATGGTAATATTCGACTCTACACCAAACCATAAAGTTGAAAACTTTAGCATCacaacaaaagaagaagttttcACCCCTTTTTCATTTCCTCCTACACCACTAAACCttgaaaatattgaagaaacaaaattattttccgaTTCCATGGCACCATTTTCATCTCCAATAATGTCAGAATTGCCCTCGTACTTGTCCATGTTGACATCCCAAAATGACGAATTTGGAATGGACCAAATTCTCCAGAGCTCGGATTCGGATCTTACTGAATTGATCTCAACACCAACTTCGATTTCTAATTCCACATTTGGTAGAGACTGGGATTTGTCTGTGGATTTTGAACCTAATGTCACATTTGACATTGAAGAATTCTTCAGTAATTAG